AACGCGAAGAAGCGTTGGCCAGAATCACGGAACTGGGCGGATTGGCCTTGGACGTTCAGGCGGGCCAGTTGTCGTTTCAACTGGTCAACAAATACCTGGAAGTGAAAGAACGAGGGCTGTTATGACAATGCCCTCGCTCTTTCGGATTAACTGATCAAACGAATCGTGAAGGGGTAGCGATAGAATTCGCCGTTATTGGCCTTCACCGTGGCAACGATCGTCAAAATTGCCCCGGCAAGCAAGACTAACGGCAGCAAGACAATTCCGATCAAAACCAAAATTGACAATCCGCTGATGATGGCATAGATCGTCAAACTGATTTGAAAGTTCAGCGATTCTTTTGCCTGGTCGGCGACAAATTGAGACTGATCTTTTTTCACCAACCAGATCACCAGAGGCGCCAGCAAGTTGCCCAACGGAACCCCCACATACCCGCTGA
This region of Acidobacteriota bacterium genomic DNA includes:
- a CDS encoding DUF4870 domain-containing protein, with protein sequence MYAISKDERLWGMLAHVLALSGYVGVPLGNLLAPLVIWLVKKDQSQFVADQAKESLNFQISLTIYAIISGLSILVLIGIVLLPLVLLAGAILTIVATVKANNGEFYRYPFTIRLIS